One Oryzomonas sagensis genomic region harbors:
- a CDS encoding aldo/keto reductase: MQYRTMPKNGDELSVLGFGCMRLPAKDGRIDEPRAIAQIRQAIDNGVNYVDTAWPYHGGESEILLGKALKDGYRERVKVATKLPSWMIKSRADMDRYLAAQLEKLGIDRIDYYLVHSLDGPQWDTMASLGVADFLDRATADGRIGNAGFSFHGLGPDFTRIVDAYPWVFCQIQYNFLDQEYQAGAAGLRYAAAKGLGVIVMEPLRGGNLGLPTPPPAVAAIWNEAKVRRPPVEWALRWVWNHPEVTLLLSGMNEERHIEENLAIADSALSGALTGEELALVDRAGRKYQELMKVGCTGCGYCMPCPVGVNIPGCFDVYNKMHLFGNTEEAKFMYSIRMSGDLLNDKPGFASQCIACGACLDKCPQQIPIPDILAQVVAELEGPELQERVATAKRIFKVEAR, from the coding sequence GTGCAATACAGAACAATGCCGAAGAACGGGGATGAACTCTCCGTCCTGGGATTCGGGTGCATGCGCCTGCCCGCCAAGGACGGCAGGATCGATGAACCGCGGGCCATCGCCCAGATCCGCCAGGCCATCGACAACGGGGTGAATTACGTCGACACGGCGTGGCCGTACCACGGCGGCGAGAGCGAAATCCTGCTGGGAAAGGCCCTGAAGGACGGCTACCGGGAGCGGGTCAAGGTCGCGACCAAGCTCCCCTCGTGGATGATCAAGAGCCGCGCCGACATGGACCGCTACCTGGCCGCCCAATTGGAGAAACTGGGCATCGACCGCATCGATTACTACCTGGTCCATAGCCTGGACGGCCCCCAGTGGGATACCATGGCAAGCCTGGGCGTCGCGGATTTTCTCGACCGGGCCACGGCCGACGGGCGGATCGGCAACGCCGGTTTTTCCTTCCACGGCCTGGGGCCTGACTTCACGCGGATCGTGGATGCCTACCCCTGGGTATTCTGCCAGATCCAGTACAACTTCCTGGATCAGGAGTACCAGGCCGGCGCCGCGGGGCTGCGCTACGCCGCCGCCAAGGGGCTGGGGGTGATCGTCATGGAACCGCTGCGGGGAGGGAATCTGGGGCTCCCGACGCCGCCGCCCGCCGTGGCCGCGATCTGGAACGAGGCGAAGGTGCGCCGCCCGCCGGTGGAATGGGCCCTGCGCTGGGTATGGAACCACCCGGAGGTCACACTGCTGCTCTCGGGCATGAACGAGGAGCGCCATATCGAGGAGAACCTGGCCATCGCCGATTCGGCCCTGAGCGGCGCCCTGACCGGCGAGGAACTGGCCCTGGTGGACCGGGCCGGCAGGAAGTACCAGGAGCTGATGAAGGTCGGCTGCACCGGCTGCGGCTACTGCATGCCCTGCCCCGTGGGCGTAAATATCCCGGGCTGTTTCGATGTCTACAACAAGATGCACCTGTTCGGCAATACGGAGGAGGCGAAGTTCATGTATTCCATCCGCATGAGCGGCGACCTGCTCAACGACAAGCCGGGGTTCGCCTCCCAGTGCATCGCCTGCGGCGCCTGCCTGGACAAGTGCCCCCAGCAGATCCCGATCCCGGACATCCTGGCCCAGGTGGTCGCCGAGCTGGAGGGGCCGGAGTTGCAGGAGCGGGTGGCCACCGCCAAAAGGATCTTCAAGGTCGAGGCACGGTAG
- a CDS encoding pyridoxamine 5'-phosphate oxidase family protein: MMRRQDREITGFENIIDVMRGCTVCHVAFSDDPYPYVVPMTFGLAVTETNEVSLYFHGAQEGRKHDLIKRNNRVGFVMETTHGIVTGPRVGACECTMEFESVMGTGTMEYVAEEEKVAALQTMLRQYDVREGENYHFHHEVVPRIHVLRLRVDALSAKRRAVATQK, from the coding sequence ATGATGAGACGGCAGGATCGGGAGATTACCGGGTTCGAAAACATTATCGACGTCATGAGGGGTTGTACCGTGTGCCACGTGGCGTTCTCCGACGACCCCTATCCCTACGTGGTCCCCATGACCTTTGGCCTGGCAGTGACGGAGACCAACGAGGTAAGCCTCTACTTCCACGGTGCCCAAGAGGGGCGGAAGCACGACCTGATCAAGCGGAACAACCGGGTCGGTTTCGTCATGGAAACGACCCACGGCATCGTCACCGGCCCCCGGGTGGGTGCGTGCGAATGCACCATGGAATTCGAGTCGGTCATGGGCACCGGCACCATGGAGTATGTGGCGGAAGAGGAAAAGGTCGCCGCGCTCCAGACCATGCTCCGGCAGTACGATGTCCGCGAAGGTGAAAACTATCACTTCCACCACGAGGTGGTGCCCCGCATCCATGTCCTGCGCCTGCGGGTCGATGCCCTGTCGGCGAAGCGGCGTGCCGTGGCGACGCAGAAATAG
- a CDS encoding DUF554 domain-containing protein, protein MILTGTIVNVAAICAGALVGRYAGRIIPARIRQTVMVGLGLSVVLIGLQLALKSKQPMIVIGSLILGGILGELMGIEARLESFGLWLQGRCRGAGDIAEGFVAASLLFCVGAMAIMGALQDAFGGTPTILYAKAALDGVASIALASTLGIGVLFSALPVALYQGGITLAADSAKSLLTGPVVSEMNAVGGLLIVAIGLDLVGIKRFPVGNLLPAVFVAVGLVWLVGGA, encoded by the coding sequence GTGATATTGACCGGAACCATTGTAAATGTTGCCGCCATCTGCGCCGGCGCGCTGGTCGGCCGTTACGCGGGGCGCATCATCCCCGCCAGGATACGGCAAACGGTCATGGTCGGCCTGGGGTTGAGCGTCGTGCTCATCGGGCTGCAACTGGCCCTGAAGAGCAAACAGCCGATGATCGTGATCGGTAGCCTGATACTGGGCGGCATCCTGGGCGAACTCATGGGGATAGAGGCGCGTCTGGAATCGTTCGGCCTGTGGTTGCAGGGGCGTTGTCGCGGCGCCGGTGATATTGCCGAAGGCTTCGTTGCCGCCAGCCTCCTGTTTTGCGTCGGCGCCATGGCAATCATGGGGGCGCTTCAGGACGCCTTCGGCGGCACGCCGACCATCCTCTACGCCAAGGCGGCCCTGGACGGGGTGGCCTCGATCGCCCTGGCCTCGACGCTGGGGATCGGGGTGCTGTTTTCGGCGCTGCCGGTCGCGCTCTATCAGGGGGGCATCACCCTGGCGGCCGATTCCGCAAAATCGCTGCTGACCGGCCCCGTGGTGTCGGAGATGAATGCGGTCGGCGGCCTGTTGATTGTCGCCATCGGCCTGGACCTGGTGGGGATCAAGCGCTTTCCGGTGGGCAACCTGCTGCCGGCGGTCTTTGTCGCGGTGGGGCTCGTGTGGCTGGTTGGGGGGGCGTGA
- a CDS encoding winged helix-turn-helix transcriptional regulator: protein MSIPSPGKKVRGSLSGTPINALFDLLGRRWALGVLWNLEQGPCTFRTLQERCGDISPSILNSRIKDLREADLVEKTLDGYALTRRGKELRDIIVPLGAWSAAWSKEVFDYIKPGTEGS from the coding sequence ATGTCCATTCCAAGCCCCGGGAAAAAGGTACGCGGTTCTCTCTCCGGTACGCCGATCAACGCCCTGTTCGACCTTCTGGGCCGCCGCTGGGCGCTCGGCGTTCTGTGGAACCTGGAACAAGGCCCCTGCACGTTTCGCACATTGCAGGAGCGGTGCGGCGACATCTCACCCTCCATCCTCAATAGCCGCATCAAGGACCTGCGCGAGGCGGACCTGGTGGAAAAGACCCTTGACGGCTACGCGCTGACCCGGCGGGGCAAGGAACTGCGCGACATCATCGTGCCGCTGGGAGCATGGTCCGCAGCGTGGTCGAAAGAGGTCTTCGACTACATCAAGCCGGGTACGGAGGGGTCGTAA
- the dmpI gene encoding 4-oxalocrotonate tautomerase DmpI, with product MPVITVDLHSIATEQKKALIKNLTKTAAEVTNIPAEKFTILINELDSANIGIGGLTLAEIKAARAR from the coding sequence ATGCCGGTTATCACCGTTGATCTGCACAGCATCGCTACGGAACAAAAAAAGGCCCTCATCAAAAACTTGACAAAGACCGCCGCAGAGGTCACAAATATCCCCGCTGAAAAGTTCACCATCCTGATTAACGAGCTCGACAGCGCCAACATCGGGATCGGCGGCCTGACGCTCGCCGAAATCAAGGCGGCCCGGGCCCGTTAA
- a CDS encoding SH3 domain-containing protein yields MSSNSLGIVGMKDLGFEFEPPSLKYLKEFQTQQDFFKNVVEPPALKHLKEFQRNQYDWLKNIVEPPFLKHQQELQRQYEQWRKVFDLPFQTLATNLFQTSEIRKALESPVTNIFKQFQSQKFSFPITPLFMSIQSIHRISSEYQKIFDAQKYLDFADHAFPERIATEMMNRLETLHYGLDSTTADPESIITEEINALAELLLNECKKLPKKLISFEAMIGYVLTILTFLYCLHSGNMTEENIMNRLSTDKAEVLQAISELHPQVDNNKHYVVDRIVNLRVKPNSKSQRFGALYPNQRVTLLKQGGKWIYIEYFDYRDGVPRCGWVFKKYLHLLK; encoded by the coding sequence GTGAGTAGTAACAGTTTGGGCATTGTTGGAATGAAGGATCTCGGATTTGAGTTTGAGCCTCCATCTCTTAAATACCTGAAAGAGTTTCAAACGCAGCAAGATTTTTTTAAAAATGTAGTTGAACCACCTGCACTGAAACACCTGAAAGAATTTCAGCGAAATCAATACGATTGGTTGAAAAATATTGTAGAGCCACCATTCTTAAAGCATCAGCAAGAATTACAGCGTCAGTACGAACAATGGAGAAAGGTGTTTGACTTACCATTTCAAACTCTTGCAACCAATCTGTTCCAAACTTCAGAAATACGTAAGGCGTTAGAATCACCTGTCACAAATATTTTCAAACAGTTTCAATCTCAAAAGTTTTCTTTTCCCATTACTCCTCTATTCATGTCGATACAGAGCATTCACAGAATTTCGTCCGAGTATCAAAAAATATTCGATGCACAAAAGTATCTTGATTTTGCTGACCATGCATTTCCTGAACGTATTGCTACTGAAATGATGAATAGGCTTGAGACCTTACATTATGGATTAGATTCTACCACCGCCGATCCTGAATCTATCATTACCGAAGAAATCAATGCTCTTGCAGAGTTACTGTTAAATGAGTGTAAAAAACTTCCGAAAAAATTAATTTCTTTTGAAGCAATGATTGGCTATGTCCTGACCATTCTAACATTTCTTTATTGTCTCCACTCAGGAAATATGACCGAAGAGAATATCATGAACAGATTATCTACTGACAAGGCAGAGGTACTTCAAGCAATTTCAGAATTACATCCCCAGGTTGATAACAACAAACACTATGTCGTGGATAGGATCGTAAACCTTAGAGTTAAGCCTAATTCAAAATCTCAACGTTTTGGAGCGCTTTACCCTAACCAGAGAGTGACCTTACTGAAACAAGGTGGAAAGTGGATATATATCGAATATTTTGATTATCGAGACGGAGTCCCAAGATGCGGTTGGGTTTTTAAAAAGTATCTTCACCTTCTGAAGTAA
- a CDS encoding SAM-dependent methyltransferase has protein sequence MDIPRIFTISESAHHIHNPFTPEKLATLGAALRLAPGTRVLDLGSGSGEMLCTWARDYGISGTGIDMSPLFTEQAKLRAQELGVADRVQFIHGDAAGYVTDEKAGVAACVGATWIGGGVSGTIELLAKSLRAGGIILIGEPYWRQLPPTEEVATGCRARSISDFLVLPELLASFGTQGYDIVEMVLADQDSWDRYEAAKWLTMRRWFEANPHDDFAKDVRAELTSAPQRYAAYAREYLGWGVFALMAR, from the coding sequence GTGGACATTCCACGGATATTCACCATTTCCGAAAGCGCTCATCACATCCATAACCCCTTCACACCGGAAAAGCTCGCCACTCTCGGCGCGGCGTTGCGTCTGGCACCGGGGACCCGTGTGCTCGACCTCGGCAGCGGTTCGGGCGAGATGCTCTGTACCTGGGCACGCGACTACGGAATCAGCGGCACCGGTATCGACATGAGCCCGCTATTCACCGAACAGGCGAAACTCCGCGCGCAAGAACTGGGCGTCGCCGATCGGGTCCAGTTCATCCACGGAGACGCTGCCGGCTACGTCACCGACGAAAAGGCCGGCGTGGCGGCCTGTGTCGGCGCCACCTGGATCGGCGGCGGAGTCAGCGGCACCATCGAGCTTTTGGCCAAGAGCCTCCGCGCGGGTGGGATCATCCTCATCGGCGAGCCGTACTGGCGGCAATTGCCGCCGACAGAAGAGGTCGCCACGGGATGCCGCGCCCGTTCCATCTCGGACTTCCTCGTGCTTCCGGAACTTCTCGCCTCTTTCGGCACCCAGGGCTACGACATCGTGGAAATGGTTCTGGCGGACCAAGACAGTTGGGACAGGTACGAGGCAGCCAAGTGGCTCACGATGCGCCGCTGGTTCGAAGCGAATCCCCACGATGACTTTGCGAAAGATGTTCGAGCCGAACTGACCTCGGCACCCCAACGCTACGCCGCCTACGCCCGTGAATACCTGGGCTGGGGTGTGTTCGCGCTCATGGCGCGGTGA
- a CDS encoding DMT family transporter: MGLMLLLCIIWGLQQVALKAAAPDIAPLLQLALRSGISAALVGLLMFLRGERISLGDGTWRPGLVVGVLFSLEFLFVGQGLRYTSASHMAVFLYTAPAFAALGLHWRLPAERLQRFQWFGILLAFMGIVIAFFGRSQQPAAGAPAAILWGDFLGLMAGVSWGATTVVLRCSSLARTSATQALLYQLITAFVLLLAAAVCLGETAFTPTPLAWGSILFQAVVVSFASYLTWLWLLRKYLASRLGVFSFMTPFFGIGFGVWLLHEPLEASFVIGAVLVIAGIVLVSGYGWLKQIFDGGKD; encoded by the coding sequence ATGGGGCTGATGCTGCTCCTGTGCATTATCTGGGGGCTGCAGCAGGTCGCACTGAAGGCCGCCGCGCCGGATATTGCCCCGCTCCTGCAGTTGGCGCTCCGCTCCGGGATCTCGGCGGCGCTGGTGGGGCTGTTGATGTTCCTGCGGGGGGAGCGCATTTCCCTAGGGGACGGCACGTGGCGTCCCGGCCTGGTCGTGGGGGTGCTGTTCTCCCTGGAGTTCCTGTTCGTGGGCCAGGGGTTGCGCTATACCAGCGCCTCCCACATGGCGGTCTTCCTCTACACCGCTCCCGCCTTCGCCGCCCTGGGGCTCCATTGGCGTCTGCCCGCGGAACGGCTGCAACGCTTCCAGTGGTTCGGCATCCTGCTGGCCTTCATGGGCATCGTCATCGCGTTCTTCGGGCGCAGCCAGCAGCCGGCTGCCGGGGCGCCGGCCGCCATCCTGTGGGGGGATTTCCTGGGGCTCATGGCCGGGGTTTCCTGGGGCGCCACCACGGTGGTGCTGCGCTGTTCAAGCCTCGCCCGCACATCCGCCACCCAAGCCCTGCTGTATCAATTGATCACCGCCTTTGTCCTCTTGCTGGCGGCGGCCGTGTGCCTGGGCGAGACCGCGTTCACCCCCACCCCCCTGGCCTGGGGGAGCATCCTGTTCCAGGCGGTGGTGGTCTCCTTTGCCAGCTACCTCACCTGGCTCTGGCTGCTGCGCAAGTATCTGGCCTCCCGGCTGGGGGTGTTCTCGTTCATGACGCCGTTCTTCGGCATCGGGTTCGGGGTGTGGTTGTTGCACGAACCGCTGGAGGCGAGCTTCGTGATCGGGGCGGTGCTGGTTATCGCGGGGATCGTGCTGGTAAGCGGCTATGGGTGGTTGAAGCAGATATTCGACGGCGGGAAGGACTGA
- a CDS encoding phosphatase PAP2 family protein has protein sequence MGHLDIPVARLVTRYLYASREWLHFTSSIPDALLILVVCVAAGSYALFRYRVARHGIDAPAIMYETLAVAAPAAFLAKSLLKFAFGRINTREWLLAPQEYGFHWFNGDARFSGFPSGHMVVFVALCAVLWRFHPRWRPACLALLLLLALALIATNYHFLSDVIVGAYVGLVVEAGTRRAVERAYRGPSLMKR, from the coding sequence ATCGGCCACCTGGACATCCCCGTTGCCCGGCTCGTCACGCGCTACCTTTACGCCAGCAGGGAGTGGCTCCACTTTACCTCCTCCATCCCCGACGCCCTGCTCATCCTGGTGGTCTGCGTTGCCGCAGGCTCCTACGCCCTGTTCCGCTACCGGGTGGCCCGCCACGGCATCGATGCGCCCGCGATCATGTACGAGACCCTCGCCGTCGCCGCCCCGGCTGCCTTTCTGGCAAAATCGCTCCTGAAATTCGCCTTCGGCAGGATCAACACCCGGGAATGGCTGCTCGCGCCCCAGGAGTACGGGTTTCACTGGTTCAACGGCGATGCGCGGTTTTCCGGCTTCCCGTCCGGGCACATGGTGGTCTTCGTCGCCCTTTGTGCGGTCCTGTGGCGTTTTCACCCGCGCTGGCGCCCGGCGTGCCTGGCGCTGCTGCTGCTGTTGGCCCTGGCCCTGATCGCAACCAACTACCACTTTCTGAGCGATGTGATCGTTGGGGCGTATGTGGGGCTCGTGGTCGAGGCGGGCACCCGCCGCGCGGTGGAGCGCGCCTACCGCGGCCCGTCGCTTATGAAGCGATGA